One segment of Bradyrhizobium sp. WD16 DNA contains the following:
- a CDS encoding VWA domain-containing protein, giving the protein MFLQFFTSLRDAQVPVTLREYLTLLEALDADLAGQTVENFYYLSRAALVKDERNLDKFDRVFGATFKGLESLLDAMEKADIPAEWLKKLAEKYLTDEEKKQIEAMGWDKLMETLRERLKEQKARHQGGSKWIGTAGTSPFGAYGYNPEGVRIGQDKNRNNRAVKVWDRREFKDLDGNVELGIRNIKVALRRLRKFARTGAPDELDLDTTIRESASHGYLDVHMRPERRNAVKVLIFFDIGGSMDSHVAQIEELFSAAKSEFKHMEYFYFHNCLYEGVWKNNKRRFIDRTPTWDILHKYPHDYKVVFVGDAAMSPYEIVVPGGSVEHVNEEAGAAWVERITRTYPHVAWLNPVARKHWDYSESTTILRRLLNERMFPLTLEGLEAAMRELVR; this is encoded by the coding sequence ATGTTCCTGCAATTCTTCACATCGCTGCGCGACGCCCAGGTCCCGGTCACGCTGCGCGAATATCTCACCCTGCTCGAGGCGCTCGATGCCGATCTCGCCGGGCAGACGGTGGAGAATTTCTACTATCTGTCGCGCGCCGCGCTGGTGAAGGACGAGCGCAATCTCGACAAGTTCGACCGCGTCTTCGGCGCCACCTTCAAGGGACTGGAGAGCCTGCTCGACGCCATGGAGAAGGCGGACATTCCCGCCGAGTGGCTGAAGAAGCTCGCCGAGAAATACCTGACCGACGAGGAAAAAAAGCAGATCGAGGCCATGGGCTGGGACAAGCTCATGGAGACGCTGCGCGAGCGCCTGAAAGAGCAGAAGGCGCGCCACCAGGGCGGCAGCAAGTGGATCGGCACCGCCGGCACCTCGCCGTTCGGCGCCTATGGCTACAATCCCGAGGGCGTGCGCATCGGCCAGGACAAGAACCGCAACAACCGCGCGGTGAAGGTCTGGGACCGGCGCGAGTTCAAGGACCTCGACGGCAATGTCGAGCTCGGCATCCGCAACATCAAGGTGGCGCTGCGGCGGCTGCGCAAGTTCGCCCGCACCGGCGCGCCGGACGAACTCGATCTCGACACCACGATCCGCGAGAGCGCCAGCCACGGCTATCTCGACGTCCATATGCGCCCCGAGCGGCGCAACGCGGTGAAGGTGCTGATCTTCTTCGACATCGGCGGCTCGATGGATTCCCACGTCGCCCAGATCGAGGAGCTGTTTTCGGCGGCCAAGTCCGAATTCAAGCACATGGAGTATTTCTACTTCCACAACTGCCTCTATGAGGGCGTGTGGAAGAACAACAAGCGCCGCTTCATCGACCGCACCCCGACCTGGGACATCCTGCACAAATATCCCCACGACTATAAGGTGGTGTTCGTCGGCGACGCCGCCATGAGCCCCTACGAGATCGTGGTGCCGGGCGGCTCGGTCGAGCATGTCAACGAGGAGGCCGGCGCGGCCTGGGTGGAGCGGATCACCCGCACCTATCCCCATGTGGCCTGGCTCAATCCGGTGGCGCGCAAGCACTGGGACTATTCGGAATCGACCACCATCCTGCGGCGGCTGCTCAACGAGCGCATGTTCCCCTTGACGCTCGAGGGGCTGGAAGCGGCGATGCGCGAACTGGTGCGCTGA
- a CDS encoding rhodanese-like domain-containing protein, with amino-acid sequence MPQTIHRGIKSLVAEANAQITTLSAPEAIAAAQRDDVVLVDIRDPREIEREGRVPGSFSCTRGMLEFWIDPESPYAKPVFQQDKTFIFYCAGGLRSALAAKTAQDMGLKPVAHVAGGFAAWREAGGPVEKLPVDKLAPRQPK; translated from the coding sequence ATGCCCCAGACCATCCATCGCGGTATCAAGAGCCTCGTCGCCGAGGCCAATGCGCAGATCACGACGCTGAGCGCGCCCGAGGCGATCGCCGCCGCGCAGCGCGACGACGTGGTGCTGGTCGACATCCGCGACCCGCGCGAGATCGAGCGCGAGGGCCGCGTGCCAGGCTCCTTCTCCTGCACCCGCGGCATGCTGGAATTCTGGATCGATCCGGAAAGCCCCTATGCCAAGCCGGTGTTCCAGCAGGACAAGACCTTCATCTTCTATTGCGCCGGGGGATTGCGCTCGGCGCTCGCCGCCAAGACGGCGCAGGACATGGGATTGAAGCCGGTCGCCCATGTCGCCGGCGGCTTCGCCGCCTGGCGCGAGGCCGGCGGACCGGTGGAAAAGCTGCCGGTGGACAAGCTCGCGCCGCGGCAGCCGAAGTAA
- the sseA gene encoding 3-mercaptopyruvate sulfurtransferase encodes MASTNDPLVSTAWLADHLDDPNVRVVDATFKMPGVLPLPHDDFLAAHIPGAAFFDVDTVADTNNPLPHMFPDDARFAREVEKLGISADSLVVVYDAGGWVAAPRAWWMFLSFGHDKVRVLDGGLQKWRAEGRPVESGPASPRPGHFAARLDPAFIRTRAQLVDNLAARGEQVIDARARPRFAGSVAEPRPGLRSGHIPGSLNLPYNELFDAATGTMKPLNELRKLFETAGLDLARPVVTTCGSGVSAAVLSLALYRLGVRRSALYDGSWSEWGAADGPPIAHG; translated from the coding sequence ATGGCCTCAACCAACGATCCCCTCGTCTCCACCGCATGGCTGGCGGACCATCTCGATGATCCGAACGTCCGCGTCGTCGACGCCACGTTCAAGATGCCCGGCGTGCTGCCGCTGCCCCATGACGATTTCCTCGCCGCCCATATTCCGGGCGCGGCGTTCTTCGACGTCGACACCGTCGCCGACACGAACAATCCGCTGCCGCACATGTTTCCCGACGACGCGCGCTTCGCCCGCGAGGTCGAGAAACTCGGCATTTCCGCTGACAGCCTGGTGGTGGTCTACGACGCCGGCGGCTGGGTCGCGGCGCCGCGCGCCTGGTGGATGTTCCTGAGCTTCGGCCACGACAAGGTGCGGGTGCTCGACGGCGGATTGCAGAAATGGCGCGCCGAGGGCCGGCCGGTGGAGTCGGGGCCGGCGTCGCCCCGGCCCGGTCATTTCGCCGCCAGGCTCGATCCGGCCTTCATCCGCACCAGGGCGCAGCTCGTCGACAATCTCGCCGCGCGCGGCGAGCAGGTGATCGACGCCCGGGCCCGGCCGCGCTTTGCCGGGTCGGTCGCCGAGCCGCGGCCGGGGCTGCGCAGCGGCCACATCCCGGGCAGCCTCAACCTGCCCTACAACGAGCTGTTCGACGCCGCGACCGGGACCATGAAGCCGCTCAACGAGCTGCGAAAGCTGTTCGAGACCGCGGGCCTCGATCTCGCTCGGCCGGTCGTCACCACCTGCGGCTCGGGGGTCTCGGCCGCGGTGCTGAGCCTGGCGCTGTACCGGCTCGGGGTGCGCCGCTCCGCGCTCTATGACGGCTCGTGGAGCGAATGGGGCGCCGCCGACGGGCCGCCGATTGCCCACGGTTGA
- a CDS encoding L,D-transpeptidase: MSKRILAILAVAAAGVAGTPSAMAQTYAQPTSPSYPAPPGSYPPPAAPDQMPDFDNLDDDAAAAPPASAALSTPGPVMSPDDPRYGRPAGPPPVIYSDRPADGAVASRQQGGAGFIDPSDPSRQLRPPGAIDGSAAGPVTGAVPQMAPQGSDGRPMTVMALPADEQPEVGPRKELPERLRRKEVSFVTKEPPGTIVVDTPNTQLYYVLGNNRAIRYGVRVGRDGFTWTGVQKITRKAEWPDWHPPPEMIERQPYLPRFMAGGDGNPLGARAMYLGSTVYRIHGTNQPSTIGQFVSSGCIGMLNEDVTDLFDRVKVGTRVVVLPGGAPPATTTASAQPLPDPGRPAPMTSGTGASAMAGTSPTVVPALPAPVTIR; this comes from the coding sequence ATGAGCAAGCGAATTCTGGCGATCTTGGCGGTGGCTGCGGCCGGCGTCGCGGGAACTCCCTCGGCGATGGCGCAGACCTATGCCCAGCCGACCTCGCCCTCCTATCCGGCCCCTCCCGGCTCCTATCCGCCGCCGGCGGCGCCGGACCAGATGCCCGATTTCGACAATCTCGACGATGACGCCGCCGCCGCCCCACCGGCGTCCGCCGCGCTGTCGACGCCTGGCCCGGTGATGTCGCCGGACGATCCGCGCTATGGCCGGCCGGCCGGGCCGCCGCCGGTGATTTATTCCGATCGCCCTGCCGACGGCGCCGTCGCCAGCCGCCAGCAGGGCGGTGCCGGCTTCATCGATCCGTCCGACCCCAGCCGTCAGCTGCGGCCGCCGGGCGCGATCGACGGCAGCGCCGCTGGTCCGGTCACCGGTGCCGTGCCGCAGATGGCGCCCCAGGGCTCCGACGGACGGCCGATGACCGTGATGGCTTTGCCCGCCGACGAGCAACCCGAGGTCGGTCCGCGCAAGGAATTGCCCGAGCGTCTGCGTCGCAAGGAGGTCTCCTTCGTGACCAAGGAGCCGCCGGGCACCATCGTCGTCGATACCCCGAATACCCAGCTCTATTACGTCCTCGGCAACAACCGGGCGATCCGCTACGGCGTCCGCGTCGGTCGCGACGGCTTCACCTGGACCGGCGTGCAGAAGATCACCCGCAAGGCCGAGTGGCCGGACTGGCATCCGCCGCCGGAGATGATCGAGCGCCAGCCCTACCTGCCGCGCTTCATGGCCGGCGGCGACGGCAATCCGCTCGGCGCCCGCGCGATGTATCTCGGCTCGACCGTGTACCGCATTCACGGCACCAACCAGCCGTCGACCATCGGCCAATTCGTCTCCTCGGGCTGCATCGGCATGCTCAACGAGGACGTCACGGACCTGTTCGACCGCGTCAAGGTCGGCACCCGTGTGGTCGTGCTCCCGGGTGGCGCGCCGCCGGCGACGACCACGGCGTCGGCCCAGCCGCTGCCGGATCCCGGCCGCCCCGCGCCGATGACGTCCGGTACGGGTGCTTCCGCCATGGCCGGCACCAGCCCCACGGTGGTGCCGGCGCTGCCGGCTCCGGTGACGATCCGCTGA
- a CDS encoding D-2-hydroxyacid dehydrogenase family protein has product MALRCAILDDYQNVALDLADWRSLTDVEITVFDQPFADSAAAVAALQDFDIVCAMRERTSFGAKVIAALPRLKLLLTSGLRNAAIDLDAAKARGIVVCGTGNVGNPTAGLAIGLMLELTRRIGFESARMKSGAPWQVTLGQDVEGKVLGIVGLGKLGIRVADIAKALGMKVQAWSTNLTAEACAAAGVARASKETLFATSDIITIHLVLSERSRGLVGRADLARMKPTAYLINTARGPIVDEVALLELLQQRRIAGAGLDTFSQEPLPVDHPLRRLDNVVLTPHLGYVTAENYRRFYQDMVEDIAAWQAGEPVRRLG; this is encoded by the coding sequence ATGGCTCTGCGCTGCGCGATCCTCGACGACTATCAGAATGTTGCCCTCGACCTTGCCGACTGGCGGAGCCTGACGGACGTTGAGATCACCGTGTTCGACCAGCCCTTCGCCGATTCCGCAGCGGCCGTGGCCGCGCTGCAGGATTTCGACATCGTCTGCGCCATGCGCGAGCGGACCTCGTTCGGCGCCAAGGTGATCGCGGCGCTGCCGCGCCTCAAGCTGCTGCTGACCTCGGGCCTGCGCAATGCCGCCATCGATCTCGACGCGGCGAAGGCCCGCGGAATCGTGGTCTGCGGCACCGGCAATGTCGGCAATCCGACCGCAGGACTTGCCATCGGTCTGATGCTCGAGCTCACGCGCCGCATCGGCTTCGAGAGTGCCCGGATGAAGTCCGGGGCGCCGTGGCAGGTGACGCTGGGGCAGGACGTCGAGGGCAAGGTGCTCGGCATCGTCGGCCTCGGCAAGCTCGGCATCCGCGTAGCCGACATCGCCAAAGCCTTGGGCATGAAGGTCCAGGCCTGGAGCACCAATCTCACCGCCGAGGCCTGCGCTGCCGCGGGCGTCGCCCGTGCGAGCAAGGAGACGCTGTTTGCCACCTCCGACATCATCACCATCCACCTGGTGCTGTCGGAGCGGTCACGGGGCCTCGTCGGCCGCGCCGATCTCGCCCGGATGAAGCCGACGGCCTACCTGATCAACACCGCGCGCGGGCCGATCGTCGACGAGGTCGCGCTGCTCGAGCTGCTACAGCAGCGCCGCATCGCCGGCGCCGGGCTCGACACCTTTTCGCAGGAGCCTCTGCCGGTCGATCACCCGCTGCGGCGGCTCGATAACGTCGTGCTGACGCCGCATCTCGGCTATGTCACCGCCGAGAATTATCGTCGCTTTTATCAAGACATGGTCGAGGACATCGCCGCCTGGCAGGCCGGTGAGCCGGTGCGGCGACTCGGCTGA